The following are from one region of the Tachysurus fulvidraco isolate hzauxx_2018 chromosome 24, HZAU_PFXX_2.0, whole genome shotgun sequence genome:
- the fkbp10a gene encoding peptidyl-prolyl cis-trans isomerase FKBP10 — translation MAVNVALSVLCTYFACAVCNAGPSEDLLIDRYSLPIRCGREVQVGDYVRYHYNGSFPDGRIFDSSEHKGMPLVVPVGLDSKVIPGLDRGVVGMCVNERRKITIPPHLGYGISGAGTMIPSDATLVFDVFLLDVWNKDDGVDTRLLFKPLSCRRSVQHGDFVRYLYNGSLINGTNFKSSHGQNVTYDTYVDEDHLISGMVQGLMGMCVGEKRSIIIPPFLAYGEKGYGGKVPAHATVVFDVLLIDVFNVKDDVQMEVLHVPQPCRRKSQKGDFIRYHYNGTFQDGTLFDSSYQRKSTYNTFVGLGHVIAGVDKALQGVCVGEKRHIIVPPHLAYGENGTGDLIPGSAVLIFDLHIVDFHNPKDSVDIQITHKPLQCINTSAANDLVTYHYNCSLLDRTRLYSSIDLGRPAQATLAQGDVIEGLDQGLTGMCVGEKREVIVPPHYGHGQNEGSLVPADAVLIFELELMDLQKGVPKGFLFIWLEETPDPLFNFMDLNQDGEVPLEEFAAFIRLQVSINKGRLHPAMDEDVIIRQMFTSQDRNYDGRITEDELRLQTDNTTGHDEL, via the exons atggctgtAAATGTGGCACTGAGTGTGTTATGTACGTACTTCGCATGCGCGGTATGTAACGCTGGTCCCAGTGAGGATCTGCTTATTGATCGATATTCGTTACCGATCCGGTGTGGCAGAGAGGTTCAGGTCGGTGATTATGTGCGATATCATTACAACGGATCGTTTCCGGATGGAAGGATTTTCGATTCCAG TGAGCATAAGGGCATGCCATTGGTTGTACCAGTGGGTTTGGACAGTAAGGTGATCCCAGGCTTGGACAGAGGAGTAGTGgggatgtgtgtgaatgagagaagGAAGATCACAATTCCCCCTCATCTTGGATATGGCATCTCAGGAGCAG GTACAATGATTCCCTCAGATGCAACTCTGGTGTTTGATGTCTTCTTGTTGGATGTGTGGAACAAGGATGATGGTGTGGACACTCGTCTTCTCTTTAAGCCATTGTCCTGTCGCCGTTCAGTGCAGCATGGTGATTTTGTGCGATATCTGTATAACGGCTCTCTGATTAATGGCACAAACTTCAAATCCAG TCATGGACAAAATGTCACATATGACACATACGTGGATGAGGACCACCTGATCAGCGGCATGGtgcaggggctgatgggaatgtgtgtgggagagaaacGCTCCATCATCATCCCACCATTTTTAGCCTATGGGGAGAAAGGATACg gTGGGAAGGTGCCAGCTCATGCGACGGTGGTGTTTGATGTTCTACTTATTGATGTGTTTAACGTTAAGGATGATGTTCAGATGGAGGTTCTCCATGTTCCTCAGCCCTGCAGAAGAAAATCACAGAAAGGAGACTTCATACGTTATCACTACAATGGAACTTTCCAAGATGGAACACTGTTTGACTCCAG ctacCAGCGCAAAAGTACATACAATACATTTGTGGGTTTGGGCCACGTGATCGCTGGAGTAGATAAAGCCttgcaaggtgtgtgtgtgggagagaagCGACACATCATTGTTCCACCACACCTTGCCTACGGAGAGAATGGGACAg GTGACCTTATCCCTGGGTCTGCAGTGTTGATCTTTGACCTCCACATTGTTGACTTCCACAATCCAAAAGACTCAGTGGACATTCAGATTACCCACAAACCCCTGCAGTGTATCAACACAAGTGCTGCTAATGACCTCGTCACTTACCATTACAACTGCTCGTTGCTGGACAGAACCCGGCTTTACTCATC TATTGACTTGGGCAGACCTGCACAGGCGACACTGGCTCAAGGAGATGTCATCGAGGGGCTGGATCAAGGGTTAACAGGCATGTGTGTAGGGGAGAAGAGGGAAGTGATCGTGCCCCCCCACTATGGACATGGACAAAATGAAG GTTCTCTAGTTCCAGCAGATGCAGTGCTAATTTTTGAATTGGAGTTGATGGATTTGCAAAAAGGTGTTCCTAAGGGCTTCCTGTTCATCTGGCTAGAGGAGACTCCTGATCCCCTTTTTAATTTCATGGACCTCAACCAGGATGGAGAAGTTCCACTTGAGGAG TTTGCAGCATTCATCAGGCTGCAGGTGTCAATAAACAAAGGTCGTCTCCACCCTGCAATGGACGAGGATGTCATCATCAGACAGATGTTCACCAGCCAAGATCGGAATTATGATGGGAGAATCACAGAAGATGAGCTGAGACTTCAGACAGACAACACAACAGGACACGATGAACTCTGA